A single region of the Solwaraspora sp. WMMD791 genome encodes:
- the serC gene encoding phosphoserine transaminase, with product MADVATIRIPDEIKPADGRFGCGPSKVRPAAVSALAEVATSYLGTSHRQKTVRDEVARLRRGIAEFFALPEGYEVILGNGGTTAFWEVATFGLVRDRAQFASFGEFGAKFAKAVRDAPFLGEPTVRKADPGSAPALVAEAGVDVYATPHNETSTGVAVPIRRVAGADDGALMLIDATSGAGGLEVDPAETDVYYFAPQKCFGSDGGIWLALMSPAALERAAQVKASGRYIPAFLDLVTAIDNSRLEQTYNTPALATIFLAAEQTDWMNAQGGLAWAAKRTAESAAAIYGWAERSTVATPFVTDPALRSNVVATIDFADGVDASAIAKTLRANGIVDTEPYRKLGRNQLRVALFPAVDPADVEALTACVDFVIERL from the coding sequence GTGGCTGACGTTGCGACCATCCGCATCCCCGACGAGATCAAGCCCGCCGACGGCCGGTTCGGCTGCGGCCCGTCGAAGGTCCGTCCGGCGGCCGTCTCCGCGCTGGCCGAGGTCGCGACCAGCTACCTGGGTACCTCGCACCGGCAGAAGACGGTCCGCGACGAGGTGGCCCGGCTGCGCCGGGGCATCGCCGAGTTCTTCGCCCTGCCCGAGGGGTACGAGGTGATCCTCGGCAACGGCGGCACCACCGCGTTCTGGGAGGTCGCCACGTTCGGCCTGGTCCGCGACCGGGCACAGTTCGCCAGCTTCGGCGAGTTCGGGGCGAAGTTCGCCAAGGCGGTACGCGATGCGCCGTTCCTCGGCGAGCCGACGGTCCGCAAGGCCGACCCGGGCTCGGCCCCCGCGCTGGTCGCCGAGGCTGGGGTGGACGTCTACGCCACCCCGCACAACGAGACCTCGACCGGCGTGGCGGTGCCGATCCGGCGGGTGGCCGGTGCCGACGACGGTGCCCTGATGCTGATCGACGCCACCTCGGGGGCCGGGGGGCTGGAGGTCGACCCGGCCGAGACCGACGTCTACTACTTCGCCCCGCAGAAGTGCTTCGGCTCCGACGGCGGGATCTGGTTGGCCCTGATGTCCCCGGCCGCGCTGGAGCGGGCCGCCCAGGTCAAGGCGTCGGGCCGGTACATCCCGGCGTTCCTGGACCTGGTCACCGCGATCGACAACTCGCGGCTGGAGCAGACCTACAACACCCCGGCGCTGGCGACGATCTTCCTGGCCGCCGAGCAGACCGACTGGATGAACGCCCAGGGTGGACTGGCCTGGGCGGCGAAGCGGACGGCGGAGAGCGCGGCGGCGATCTACGGCTGGGCGGAGCGTTCGACGGTGGCGACGCCGTTCGTCACCGACCCGGCGCTGCGTTCGAACGTGGTCGCGACGATCGACTTCGCCGACGGGGTGGACGCTTCGGCGATCGCCAAGACGCTGCGCGCCAACGGCATCGTGGACACCGAGCCGTACCGCAAGCTCGGCCGCAACCAGTTGCGGGTGGCGCTGTTCCCGGCGGTCGACCCGGCCGACGTGGAGGCGCTGACCGCCTGCGTCGACTTCGTCATCGAGCGGCTCTGA
- the sepH gene encoding septation protein SepH: MRPVRFVALSEDGQALVLADEVGRLLALPIDDRVSTAVQADPGTSPTTLAVAGAPGDPKPSLSPRDIQARIRAGESADDVARIAGVPVDRVLRYAGPVLQERAMLAQHARRTRLKNSEKGAPLAEVVDGRLAQHGIDAEKISWDAYRRDDGTWRIIATWPSGKATAQAIWELDKSRQVISPHDDMAQYLCTERPTQILGQEPAAERGGHALPGPSRGELGRGHALPAAPGDPPRPSRDPIRAGRDALLASLDRPLGSAAGRGLEPAANAETPRQRPVAGGAAALLGGGAGSAFDDDADAPKEVPAVPSLAVLRPRRATTGSGGETPADGTGKPRKRLPSWDDVLFGSGPADRASS; this comes from the coding sequence ATGCGCCCAGTACGCTTCGTCGCCCTCTCCGAGGACGGACAGGCCCTGGTCCTCGCTGACGAGGTCGGCCGACTGCTCGCCCTACCCATCGACGACCGGGTCTCCACCGCCGTGCAGGCCGATCCCGGCACCAGCCCCACCACGCTGGCCGTCGCCGGCGCGCCGGGCGACCCGAAGCCGTCGCTGTCGCCGCGGGACATCCAGGCCCGGATCCGGGCCGGCGAGTCCGCCGACGACGTCGCCCGCATCGCCGGGGTGCCGGTCGACCGGGTCCTGCGGTACGCCGGCCCGGTGCTGCAGGAGCGGGCGATGCTCGCCCAGCACGCCCGCCGGACCCGACTGAAGAACTCCGAGAAGGGTGCCCCGCTGGCCGAGGTCGTGGACGGGCGACTGGCCCAGCACGGCATCGACGCGGAGAAGATCTCCTGGGACGCGTACCGGCGCGACGACGGCACCTGGCGGATCATCGCCACCTGGCCGTCCGGCAAGGCCACCGCCCAGGCCATCTGGGAGCTCGACAAGAGCCGCCAGGTGATCTCGCCGCACGACGACATGGCGCAGTACCTCTGCACCGAGCGGCCCACCCAGATCCTCGGTCAGGAGCCGGCAGCGGAGCGCGGCGGCCACGCCCTGCCCGGTCCGTCCCGGGGTGAGCTGGGTCGCGGGCACGCGCTGCCCGCCGCCCCCGGCGACCCGCCCCGACCCTCCCGGGACCCGATCCGCGCCGGTCGGGACGCGCTGCTCGCGTCGCTGGACCGTCCGCTGGGTTCGGCCGCTGGTCGCGGTCTGGAGCCGGCGGCCAACGCGGAGACGCCCCGGCAGCGGCCGGTGGCCGGTGGTGCGGCCGCGCTGCTCGGCGGCGGTGCCGGATCGGCCTTCGACGACGACGCCGATGCGCCCAAGGAGGTCCCGGCCGTGCCGTCGCTGGCGGTGCTGCGGCCCCGTCGCGCCACCACCGGCAGCGGCGGCGAGACCCCGGCCGATGGCACCGGCAAGCCCCGCAAGCGGCTGCCCAGCTGGGACGACGTGCTGTTCGGCAGCGGCCCGGCCGACCGCGCCAGCTCCTGA